Proteins from one Mycteria americana isolate JAX WOST 10 ecotype Jacksonville Zoo and Gardens chromosome 1, USCA_MyAme_1.0, whole genome shotgun sequence genomic window:
- the KIN gene encoding DNA/RNA-binding protein KIN17 isoform X1 codes for MGKSDFLSPKAIANRIKSKGLQKLRWYCQMCQKQCRDENGFKCHCMSESHQRQLLLASENPQQFMDYFSEEFRNDFLELLRRRFGTKRVHNNIVYNEYISHREHIHMNATQWETLTDFTKWLGREGLCKVDETPKGWYIQYIDRDPETIRRQQEQERKKKQDLDDEEKTAKFIEQQVRRGLEGKELEKPVYTELNRENEEEKVAFNLNKGASTSIAASSKTSSVLGPNALKMVEGAVKRKESAHSSGQSKEKKKKSALDEIMELEEEKKRISRRDYWLQPEIVVKIVTKKLGEKYHKKKAVVKEVIDKYTAVVKMIDSGDKLKLDQTHLETVIPAPGKKVMVLNGGYRGNEGILESINEKRFSATIIIDSGPLKGRRVEDIQYEDISKLA; via the exons ATGGGGAAGTCGGATTTTCTCAGCCCCAAGGCCATCGCCAACCGCATCAAGTCCAAGGGGCTGCAGAAGCTGCGCTGGTACTGCCAGATGTGCCAGAAGCAGTGCCGCGATGAG AACGGCTTCAAATGTCATTGCATGTCTGAGTCCCACCAGAGGCAATTGCTGCTGGCTTCTGAAAATCCTCAGCAATTCATGGATTACTTTTCTGA GGAGTTCCGAAATGATTTCCTAGAACTGCTCAGGAGGCGATTTg gaaCAAAGAGAGTTCACAATAATATTGTGTACAATGAATATATCAGTCATCGAGAACACATCCACATGAACGCCACACAGTGGGAGACGCTGACTGATTTTACTAAATGGCTGGGGAGAGAAG GTCTTTGCAAGGTTGATGAGACTCCAAAAGGCTGGTATATTCAATATATTGATAGGGACCCAGAGACTATTCGCAGGCAACAAGaacaagagaggaagaagaaacaggaCCTTGATGATGAAGAAAAAACTGCTAAATTCATTGAACAACAAGTGAGAAGAGGTTTGGAGGGGAAAGAACTG GAAAAGCCAGTCTATACTGAActgaacagagaaaatgaagaagaaaaag tTGCGTTTAATTTAAACAAAGGAGCAAGTACTTCAATAGCAGCATCTTCTAAAACAAG CAGTGTCCTTGGACCGAATGCACTGAAGATGGTGGAAGGggcagttaaaagaaaagaatcagCTCATAGCTCTGGTCAGtccaaagagaaaaagaagaaatctgcacTGGATGAGATTATGGAG cttgaagaggagaagaaaagaatttctCGAAGAGACTACTGGTTGCAGCCT GAAATCGTTGTGAAAATTGTAACAAAAAAGCTTGGAGAGAAGTATCACAAGAAGAAGGCAGTTGTTAAG GAAGTGATTGACAAATACACAGCAGTTGTGAAGATGATTGATTCTGGAGACAAACTGAAGCTTGATCAGACGCATCTGGAAACTGTAATACCCGCACCAG GCAAGAAAGTGATGGTATTAAATGGTGGTTACAGGGGAAATGAAGGCATCTTGGAATCTATCAATGAAAAGAGGTTTTCAGCGACAATAATCATCGACTCT GGACCTTTAAAAGGACGCCGAGTTGAAGATATCCAGTACGAAGACATTTCCAAACTCGCCTGA
- the KIN gene encoding DNA/RNA-binding protein KIN17 isoform X2, which translates to MGKSDFLSPKAIANRIKSKGLQKLRWYCQMCQKQCRDENGFKCHCMSESHQRQLLLASENPQQFMDYFSEEFRNDFLELLRRRFGTKRVHNNIVYNEYISHREHIHMNATQWETLTDFTKWLGREGLCKVDETPKGWYIQYIDRDPETIRRQQEQERKKKQDLDDEEKTAKFIEQQVRRGLEGKELEKPVYTELNRENEEEKVAFNLNKGASTSIAASSKTSVLGPNALKMVEGAVKRKESAHSSGQSKEKKKKSALDEIMELEEEKKRISRRDYWLQPEIVVKIVTKKLGEKYHKKKAVVKEVIDKYTAVVKMIDSGDKLKLDQTHLETVIPAPGKKVMVLNGGYRGNEGILESINEKRFSATIIIDSGPLKGRRVEDIQYEDISKLA; encoded by the exons ATGGGGAAGTCGGATTTTCTCAGCCCCAAGGCCATCGCCAACCGCATCAAGTCCAAGGGGCTGCAGAAGCTGCGCTGGTACTGCCAGATGTGCCAGAAGCAGTGCCGCGATGAG AACGGCTTCAAATGTCATTGCATGTCTGAGTCCCACCAGAGGCAATTGCTGCTGGCTTCTGAAAATCCTCAGCAATTCATGGATTACTTTTCTGA GGAGTTCCGAAATGATTTCCTAGAACTGCTCAGGAGGCGATTTg gaaCAAAGAGAGTTCACAATAATATTGTGTACAATGAATATATCAGTCATCGAGAACACATCCACATGAACGCCACACAGTGGGAGACGCTGACTGATTTTACTAAATGGCTGGGGAGAGAAG GTCTTTGCAAGGTTGATGAGACTCCAAAAGGCTGGTATATTCAATATATTGATAGGGACCCAGAGACTATTCGCAGGCAACAAGaacaagagaggaagaagaaacaggaCCTTGATGATGAAGAAAAAACTGCTAAATTCATTGAACAACAAGTGAGAAGAGGTTTGGAGGGGAAAGAACTG GAAAAGCCAGTCTATACTGAActgaacagagaaaatgaagaagaaaaag tTGCGTTTAATTTAAACAAAGGAGCAAGTACTTCAATAGCAGCATCTTCTAAAACAAG TGTCCTTGGACCGAATGCACTGAAGATGGTGGAAGGggcagttaaaagaaaagaatcagCTCATAGCTCTGGTCAGtccaaagagaaaaagaagaaatctgcacTGGATGAGATTATGGAG cttgaagaggagaagaaaagaatttctCGAAGAGACTACTGGTTGCAGCCT GAAATCGTTGTGAAAATTGTAACAAAAAAGCTTGGAGAGAAGTATCACAAGAAGAAGGCAGTTGTTAAG GAAGTGATTGACAAATACACAGCAGTTGTGAAGATGATTGATTCTGGAGACAAACTGAAGCTTGATCAGACGCATCTGGAAACTGTAATACCCGCACCAG GCAAGAAAGTGATGGTATTAAATGGTGGTTACAGGGGAAATGAAGGCATCTTGGAATCTATCAATGAAAAGAGGTTTTCAGCGACAATAATCATCGACTCT GGACCTTTAAAAGGACGCCGAGTTGAAGATATCCAGTACGAAGACATTTCCAAACTCGCCTGA
- the ATP5F1C gene encoding ATP synthase F(1) complex subunit gamma, mitochondrial isoform X1, translated as MRGAGALTFSGAVVEAPPCSLGGLPSRFTSRNVTRRLKSIKNIQKITKSMKMVSAAKYARAERELKPARVYGTGALALYEKAEIKAPEDKKKHLLIGVSSDRGLCGAIHTSIAKTLKNEITNLSNAGKEVMVVGVGDKIRGLLQRTHGNYLLLTFKEVGRRPPSFGDASVIASELLNSGYEFDEGSVIYNRFRSVISYKTDEKPIFSLETVAGSESLSIYDDIDADVLRNYQEFTLANILYYSLKESTTSEQSARMTAMDNASKNASEMIDKLTLTFNRTRQAVITKELIEIISGAAALD; from the exons ATGCGCGGTGCGGGAGCGCTGACCTTCAGCGGGGCTGTGGTGGAGGCGCCGCCATGTTCGCTCGGGGGGCTGCCGTCGCGCTTTACCAGCCGCAATG TTACCAGGCGCTTGAAGTCCATCAAGAACATTCAGAAAATTACAAAGTCCATGAAGATGGTTTCTGCAGCAAAATATGCAAGAGCTGAGAGGGAGCTGAAGCCTGCTAGAGTCTACGGAACAGGAGCACTGG ctctctaTGAGAAGGCAGAAATAAAGGCACCTGAGGACAAGAAGAAGCACCTCCTTATTGGTGTGTCCTCTGACCGAGGTCTGTGTGGTGCTATCCACACGTCTATTGCTAAAACCTTGAAGAACGAGATTACCAACCTCTCAAATGCAGGGAAAGAAGTTATGGTGGTTGGAGTAGGTGACAAGATCAGAGGCCTGCTTCAGAG GACACATGGCAATTACTTGCTGCTGACATTCAAAGAAGTGGGACGGAGACCTCCAAGCTTTGGAGATGCTTCAGTCATTGCCTCCGAGTTGTTAAACTCTGGGTATGAATTTGATGAAGGCTCTGTCATCTACAATCGATTCAG GTCTGTCATCTCCtacaaaactgatgaaaaacCGATCTTCTCCCTCGAAACAGTTGCTGGTTCTG AAAGCCTAAGTATCTATGATGATATTGATGCTGATGTGCTGAGAAACTACCAGGAATTTACACTAGCAAATATTCTGTACTACTCCCTGAAAGAATCCACCACCAGTGAGCAGAGTGCTAGGATGACTGCCATGGACAACGCTAGCAAAAATGCTT CCGAGATGATTGACAAATTGACCTTGACATTCAACCGTACCCGTCAAGCCGTCATTACCAAGGAGCTTATTGAAATTatctctggtgctgctgctct GGATTAA
- the ATP5F1C gene encoding ATP synthase F(1) complex subunit gamma, mitochondrial isoform X2, translated as MRGAGALTFSGAVVEAPPCSLGGLPSRFTSRNVTRRLKSIKNIQKITKSMKMVSAAKYARAERELKPARVYGTGALALYEKAEIKAPEDKKKHLLIGVSSDRGLCGAIHTSIAKTLKNEITNLSNAGKEVMVVGVGDKIRGLLQRTHGNYLLLTFKEVGRRPPSFGDASVIASELLNSGYEFDEGSVIYNRFRSVISYKTDEKPIFSLETVAGSESLSIYDDIDADVLRNYQEFTLANILYYSLKESTTSEQSARMTAMDNASKNASEMIDKLTLTFNRTRQAVITKELIEIISGAAAL; from the exons ATGCGCGGTGCGGGAGCGCTGACCTTCAGCGGGGCTGTGGTGGAGGCGCCGCCATGTTCGCTCGGGGGGCTGCCGTCGCGCTTTACCAGCCGCAATG TTACCAGGCGCTTGAAGTCCATCAAGAACATTCAGAAAATTACAAAGTCCATGAAGATGGTTTCTGCAGCAAAATATGCAAGAGCTGAGAGGGAGCTGAAGCCTGCTAGAGTCTACGGAACAGGAGCACTGG ctctctaTGAGAAGGCAGAAATAAAGGCACCTGAGGACAAGAAGAAGCACCTCCTTATTGGTGTGTCCTCTGACCGAGGTCTGTGTGGTGCTATCCACACGTCTATTGCTAAAACCTTGAAGAACGAGATTACCAACCTCTCAAATGCAGGGAAAGAAGTTATGGTGGTTGGAGTAGGTGACAAGATCAGAGGCCTGCTTCAGAG GACACATGGCAATTACTTGCTGCTGACATTCAAAGAAGTGGGACGGAGACCTCCAAGCTTTGGAGATGCTTCAGTCATTGCCTCCGAGTTGTTAAACTCTGGGTATGAATTTGATGAAGGCTCTGTCATCTACAATCGATTCAG GTCTGTCATCTCCtacaaaactgatgaaaaacCGATCTTCTCCCTCGAAACAGTTGCTGGTTCTG AAAGCCTAAGTATCTATGATGATATTGATGCTGATGTGCTGAGAAACTACCAGGAATTTACACTAGCAAATATTCTGTACTACTCCCTGAAAGAATCCACCACCAGTGAGCAGAGTGCTAGGATGACTGCCATGGACAACGCTAGCAAAAATGCTT CCGAGATGATTGACAAATTGACCTTGACATTCAACCGTACCCGTCAAGCCGTCATTACCAAGGAGCTTATTGAAATTatctctggtgctgctgctctgtga
- the ATP5F1C gene encoding ATP synthase F(1) complex subunit gamma, mitochondrial isoform X3: MFARGAAVALYQPQWGQVRNMATLKDITRRLKSIKNIQKITKSMKMVSAAKYARAERELKPARVYGTGALALYEKAEIKAPEDKKKHLLIGVSSDRGLCGAIHTSIAKTLKNEITNLSNAGKEVMVVGVGDKIRGLLQRTHGNYLLLTFKEVGRRPPSFGDASVIASELLNSGYEFDEGSVIYNRFRSVISYKTDEKPIFSLETVAGSESLSIYDDIDADVLRNYQEFTLANILYYSLKESTTSEQSARMTAMDNASKNASEMIDKLTLTFNRTRQAVITKELIEIISGAAALD; encoded by the exons ATGTTCGCTCGGGGGGCTGCCGTCGCGCTTTACCAGCCGCAATG GGGCCAAGTCAGGAATATGGCAACTCTAAAAGACA TTACCAGGCGCTTGAAGTCCATCAAGAACATTCAGAAAATTACAAAGTCCATGAAGATGGTTTCTGCAGCAAAATATGCAAGAGCTGAGAGGGAGCTGAAGCCTGCTAGAGTCTACGGAACAGGAGCACTGG ctctctaTGAGAAGGCAGAAATAAAGGCACCTGAGGACAAGAAGAAGCACCTCCTTATTGGTGTGTCCTCTGACCGAGGTCTGTGTGGTGCTATCCACACGTCTATTGCTAAAACCTTGAAGAACGAGATTACCAACCTCTCAAATGCAGGGAAAGAAGTTATGGTGGTTGGAGTAGGTGACAAGATCAGAGGCCTGCTTCAGAG GACACATGGCAATTACTTGCTGCTGACATTCAAAGAAGTGGGACGGAGACCTCCAAGCTTTGGAGATGCTTCAGTCATTGCCTCCGAGTTGTTAAACTCTGGGTATGAATTTGATGAAGGCTCTGTCATCTACAATCGATTCAG GTCTGTCATCTCCtacaaaactgatgaaaaacCGATCTTCTCCCTCGAAACAGTTGCTGGTTCTG AAAGCCTAAGTATCTATGATGATATTGATGCTGATGTGCTGAGAAACTACCAGGAATTTACACTAGCAAATATTCTGTACTACTCCCTGAAAGAATCCACCACCAGTGAGCAGAGTGCTAGGATGACTGCCATGGACAACGCTAGCAAAAATGCTT CCGAGATGATTGACAAATTGACCTTGACATTCAACCGTACCCGTCAAGCCGTCATTACCAAGGAGCTTATTGAAATTatctctggtgctgctgctct GGATTAA
- the ATP5F1C gene encoding ATP synthase F(1) complex subunit gamma, mitochondrial isoform X4 gives MFARGAAVALYQPQWGQVRNMATLKDITRRLKSIKNIQKITKSMKMVSAAKYARAERELKPARVYGTGALALYEKAEIKAPEDKKKHLLIGVSSDRGLCGAIHTSIAKTLKNEITNLSNAGKEVMVVGVGDKIRGLLQRTHGNYLLLTFKEVGRRPPSFGDASVIASELLNSGYEFDEGSVIYNRFRSVISYKTDEKPIFSLETVAGSESLSIYDDIDADVLRNYQEFTLANILYYSLKESTTSEQSARMTAMDNASKNASEMIDKLTLTFNRTRQAVITKELIEIISGAAAL, from the exons ATGTTCGCTCGGGGGGCTGCCGTCGCGCTTTACCAGCCGCAATG GGGCCAAGTCAGGAATATGGCAACTCTAAAAGACA TTACCAGGCGCTTGAAGTCCATCAAGAACATTCAGAAAATTACAAAGTCCATGAAGATGGTTTCTGCAGCAAAATATGCAAGAGCTGAGAGGGAGCTGAAGCCTGCTAGAGTCTACGGAACAGGAGCACTGG ctctctaTGAGAAGGCAGAAATAAAGGCACCTGAGGACAAGAAGAAGCACCTCCTTATTGGTGTGTCCTCTGACCGAGGTCTGTGTGGTGCTATCCACACGTCTATTGCTAAAACCTTGAAGAACGAGATTACCAACCTCTCAAATGCAGGGAAAGAAGTTATGGTGGTTGGAGTAGGTGACAAGATCAGAGGCCTGCTTCAGAG GACACATGGCAATTACTTGCTGCTGACATTCAAAGAAGTGGGACGGAGACCTCCAAGCTTTGGAGATGCTTCAGTCATTGCCTCCGAGTTGTTAAACTCTGGGTATGAATTTGATGAAGGCTCTGTCATCTACAATCGATTCAG GTCTGTCATCTCCtacaaaactgatgaaaaacCGATCTTCTCCCTCGAAACAGTTGCTGGTTCTG AAAGCCTAAGTATCTATGATGATATTGATGCTGATGTGCTGAGAAACTACCAGGAATTTACACTAGCAAATATTCTGTACTACTCCCTGAAAGAATCCACCACCAGTGAGCAGAGTGCTAGGATGACTGCCATGGACAACGCTAGCAAAAATGCTT CCGAGATGATTGACAAATTGACCTTGACATTCAACCGTACCCGTCAAGCCGTCATTACCAAGGAGCTTATTGAAATTatctctggtgctgctgctctgtga